The following are from one region of the Nicotiana tomentosiformis chromosome 7, ASM39032v3, whole genome shotgun sequence genome:
- the LOC104096449 gene encoding thymidylate kinase-like — protein sequence MTPACIFNITRTLNLKVEETLFSGRSFVPKVISTFPRKFGTCAAWFSLKCSLDLSLPFKPLRLIHMENKEHSSSRGALIVLEGLDRCGKTSQSGRLYKYLDEQGHSVESWRFPDRNTGVGQMISSYLANESQLDDHAIHLLFSANRWEKRSLMEGKLRSGTTLIVDRYSYSGVAFSSAKGLDIEWCKAPEIGLLAPDLVVYLDISPEKAADRGGYGGERYEQLEFQKKVARSYLALRDSSWKVIDATLPVEDIEKKLREVILDCMMACHKGKPLSQLWPS from the exons ATGACACCTGCCTGCATTTTCAACATCACAAGGACATT GAATTTAAAAGTGGAGGAAACTTTGTTCTCCGGCAGAAGCTTTGTACCAAAGGTGATTTCTACTTTCCCGAGAAAATTTGGAACTTGTGCAGCTTGGTTTTCATTGAAGTGTAGCTTGGATTTGAGTTTACCTTTTAAGCCTTTGAGACTAATTCATATGGAGAACAAAGAGCACAGCAGTTCCAGAGGTGCCTTAATTGTTTTAGAAGGTCTGGACCGCTGTGGAAAGACATCTCAATCTGGCAGACTGTACAAATACTTGGATGAGCAGGGACATTCAGTTGAGTCGTGGAGATTTCCTGACAGAAATACAGGTGTGGGGCAAATGATTTCTTCTTATCTTGCTAATGAGTCGCAGTTGGATGACCATGCAATACATCTTCTCTTCAGTGCTAATCGTTGGGAGAAGAG ATCATTAATGGAGGGCAAGCTGAGGAGTGGAACTACTCTCATTGTTGATCGCTATTCTTATTCTGGGGTGGCATTTTCATCTGCCAAGGGACTTGATATTGAATGGTGTAAG GCCCCAGAAATAGGATTGTTAGCTCCAGATCTGGTTGTATACCTCGACATATCACCTGAG AAAGCTGCTGATAGAGGAGGCTATGGAGGTGAAAGATACGAGCAGCTTGAGTTTCAGAAAAAGGTCGCCAGATCTTATTTGGCTCTTCGTGATTCCTCGTGGAAG GTTATAGATGCAACCCTTCCAGTTGAAGATATAGAGAAAAAGCTTAGAGAGGTTATTCTTGACTGTATGATGGCATGCCACAAAGGGAAACCATTGTCTCAGTTATGGCCATCATAG